CCCTTATAaaaccaacagacaatgaagccaaggaaagctttcgggaaatgaaagtgaatgaaaCGATAACTGGCAACCGGTGGGAGACGAACCACTCAATCATTCTCACCACTCCTCACACAGACAGCTTTCTGCTAATTATCAGTCTATAAACTTTCGTCGTCGCCTATAAACTTTCGTCGTGCCACAGTCGTAATCATAACCCGTCGTCATTGTCGTGCCACGGTCATCATGCCGCAGCCGACGTCATCGTGGTTGTCCTTGTGCCAACGTAGTCAATATGCCATCGTCGTCGTTTTCGTTGTCGTGCTTTTATACGTGAACAAATGAATGGAGTATGCGGATGCGTCCTTCGCTTGCAGTTGAATGAAACAGGGCGAAAACCATTATATACCTCATTCTTCGCGCAGTAAGGGACCTAGGGATGTAAAAGGTGTATATCTTTCTTGGGGAGCTATATAGTTTCTTGTAGTTGCCTGGGTGACGTCATGTGACTTTTTTTCGTGGAAATAGCGATAACCAGCACAATGAATTTCTAGTTTATGGCACCGATGCACGCGATATCGCATATTTCGACActtcactgcttttttttttttcttttcattttattcGCCTCCTTCTCCTTctgcttcttctgcttctttgtGCAGTGCTTTTCGCTTTTTAAACATTATTTTAATCAGTTCGCGCAACGTAGAACAAGAACACAGGAAGGCACTACACATGAATTCTGGCTGTTGAATATCGCTTTTTAGGAGACATGAGATTGCGATAAATTGTCAGTGTACATTAATTCAGAGCTGCTAGAGAACAACCATAATAAATGACATCATCGATGTCTTTTGGCGAACTTGAGCATAAAGCTTTAATATAACAGACTGGAAAGCTTCCATGATATTGTGCACAGCCTTTTAAATTATTGGAAGCCACTAAGTCTCTGAACCGTATCGACGAAGGTCATGTTAGAAAATCAGAAAAAGTGCGGTATGAATGCTAGTATTAATTCGGCCGCCGAAGTCATACTGCTCGCGGACAGCATTGAGCGCCTAAAGGGGCGTAGCATGCAATTGTacgcaaagaaaaaaagttaaagaaaaaaattacgtaGGTCTCGTTGACGAACCCGAAACAGATTGCATAAGGTGCAGCACACCGAATCAGCATGGCTGTGCTGATTCAAACATCGCTGAACGTTTGTCAACTTGCCCTTCACATCCGCTGCCCGCTGTAAGCCTCGTAATTCTGGCCTTATATGAGTGTTGTTCTCTAGCCCTGTCAAATGGCTTTTCCGACTCAACTACGTGTAGTCTCTACTTGATTCCGCAGTCTGCGATACCCTTCACTTTACCTGCCTGACGAAGCTCGGCGTCTGCTGCTTGTTTTGTGCTTACGTTCGGCGTTCCTATCTCGATGTAGGCTCCCTGTATCTCGCCAGAAGCGACACGACGCTCCACGGTGAACCCGCTGCTGCTCCCGTGTCTTTCAGAAATACGCTGTTCCTGTGCACGCTTCCTATAAGACATAAGTAACAGCACTGATGAAATGCGTACTCATGCATGCAGTGTCCCTCATATTGCCAGATTCCAGCATAAATTGCGCGGTGAGGATCAAAGCTGTAGGACTACACAGGGCAGTGCAAGTACTGTGTAATTCTACCTCTCGTCTTCATCATTTGTTTGTTGTGGTGAAACAGCTGTTAGGAATAAGCTGCAGCTGAACGTGCTTTCCATTCGCCCCTTCCTGTACATAAGCGCTATTCCGGAGAGAGGAGGTACAGGGACGTTTAAAAAATCAGCAGGCTTGGGCGACCTCTCCGGCTCCGATCGTACTTACCGCGGCAGCAACAGGCTGTCACAGCAGACACCGCCATCTTGCTTACTTCCTTGCTGCTCGAATAATGTGGCTATCTTCTCAAAAGCCAATTTGCGATTCGTAGAAGGCCGCCTCCGTCCGCTGCCGTATTGCCTGCTGTGTCCTCCGAAATACCTGCAGATGCGCCACCACTCACAGATTCAGCGTCGTACCCCGCACAGATTGCCAAGCGCGAATGTTGCGCAATACCTGAGTTATTTCTCAGGGCGCTTGGGTGATCATGTAGATGGATCTCGGGCCTCAGCTTTGTATCACTCACCGGAAAAATTAGCTATAGGAAATATCTGGCTCTCGTGGACGTTCAAATCGACATCCACGAATACTAACAACATATTCAATCTTAAACACTCAAACGCATGGTACTACAAAGAAACAGGGAACATGATTAGTTGCGTGTCAGTACAATCGCGTGTGATGGGAATATAAAAGGGTTAATGCTCGAGCGTCGATCTTTCCAGTAAATATGCCGTTCGAGTGCGTCTTCGGCGCGGTTTTCGAAGAGATTGGACGAGACTGTCAGTGCTTATCTCCCTCCTTTGCTGTTTATTGCAGCAGCCATCATTCGCGCTCAGGTGCACTTTGCCAGTCCATTTATAAATTGTATTAGTGCCATGAAGTGCGATAACAAATTTCCATTTACGCGTTGAGCAGCGGTTCCATCGCAGTCGTAACggtgtcttatttttttttcttcaagccaACCAGCAGCTTGCACGAAAAATTACGTGAAATAACATAAACTACCTTCTTCCGATCTTCGGAATACAAGCCCTGCATTGCGTTTCGATACCGTCACACCACGCCAGACAAGAGttatgaaaaaaagaataaaaaggaaACACAAATTACGAAACCTTTAGGGAAAAAAACTTTGAGTGCATCTAAATGGGAGTAATGGCTGCCTCACAGAACAGCAAAGGAAGGAGAGAAGAACCGATAGTCTCGTCCAGTCTCGTCTTTGCCGCGCCAAAAACGCCTTCCTAAATACTGTGGATTTACAGGAACGGTCGACACTCGTGCTTTAATCTTCATCTCGCGCGCGACAGATTAAACTACGAAAGCTAGGCGCCTTTCGTTTTCCTATCTTCTCTGATGGTTCTATTAAAACTATCGGTTGCTCTGCCATTTTTTATCTATTTGTtcttattttgtttatttcattaATGTTTTGATAAATCTTGTTCCTTTATTCGTAATTTGTTTATTTGATCAAGAAGGTTTAAGATGTTGGCGAACGGGAAAGAAATAGAAgacaaagaaataaaagcagcGCCATTACGGCCCGGCCAAGGCGAGCTCACGAATTCCCTTAGAAAGTGAAGCCATTTATTGACCGCGTTCTACGCTCTGTTGAAAATCCGCGGACCAACGCCCACAGTGAGTGCTAGGTCACTATCCTGTGCGAACAGAGAGGTCGTCTTGGCCTTCAATATCCTGCAAGATCAGGACTTTCTCAAAATGCATTAAAGATTTCGCGCATCGCAGCTGCATGAGCCTTCACTGTGTGTTGAGCAATTAAAACGATGCTCGGTGCAGGATCGATAATGGTTTCCTTACGCAATGCGATAAGAACGGAGGGGAGCGTGACCGTACTCTGATGAGAGGCTTGGACAAACGAGGAAAAAATTCTCCGGCAGCGTGCTCTCATTTCATGCGATTATCATCCGCGAAATCCTCTGGGAAACGTGCCGCTGCGCTGGTTCTAAATTTCTTAATGCTGAAGAGTCAAGGTAGTCTATGCCAAAGCCTCGTACTTCTGCCGAATAATTCTTGATAATTAGAGCCTTGGAACGCGCCAGAGAATGTGTCACCTTCGCGAAGAGATATCAGAGGCAGTGCAACGTCTCCAGCGGGTATTTCCTTGGACCATGGTGCCACGACAGTTGGCTGACAAACAGCACAAAATAAAATCCAGTACTAACCCACCGATAATCTTGCCATGTTCCCCCACCCTATGCAACAACGATTGACTTCGTGTTTCTCTCTTAGTTGTATGACGCTGCAGTATTTGTAAAAGGTTCGGGTGACGATCAGGTCAGGGGACCAATCTCGTCGCCCATTTCCGATTTAGTAGAACATtaaatacatcaattttgtcatTAAAAAGCCTCTCCTATCATTTCAGCGCTTGATCCGCGCCTTCCATATGGCCCGTTCCCCCCTACACTGGTACTCTATTTAACTTAACATGTACCAACCAGCTGGAGTCAGCTGTACTCCTCTCGTGCTGATGTTCGATTTGATTCCTTCATTCACTGATACACATTCTGTCGTCACTGTGAAGAAAAAATACCTAGGCCCAGGCCATCAATTAAAGCAGCAAAGTAGTATCTTTAAGTTGCTAGAGCGCAACAAAGTTGCCCGCGCTCAACTCTGTCCTGTCTTTTGCCTGTTATTGCAATGTCGAACTCGAACGAATTAGCACAAACTCCTACACTTGTGCTCTACTGAAAGTGCCGGACACGATATCTGACTGAAGAAGTGCGCGAAATATGGCGTTTAGGCACCTTGGCCCTATCATAGCTTGAAAATATTATCGAAGTTTGCAGGGGTTAGGATTGAGGGCATCACCGTGTCATACCAAGAGCAGAAAGCCATTGCGGCACAGCCAAACGGAGAGGGCATCTCCGCCGTCGAATGGCTGCCACCAGCAGGGGCAGTACGCTCGCTTTTCCCCTCGCCTCAACTCGCCACGCATGACGAAGAGCAAGCTGCGTTCTTCGTCCAAGTCGTCCTTGAGCATGGCATGTCCTGATCAGCTCAGCCTATAAATGCAGTCTCTGTCTCGCTATCTGAGCCAGACGTAGCTCACTCCCTGAGTCCGGACTTAACACCATGAACGCCTTCGTGAGTACTGCTTCTGTTCGAGCTTAGCTGAACTGTGTAGCAAGTGTTTGAACGGCCCATTAACAAGTGCTTCTTATTGGCGCGTCCGATGCTTGTGCAGTCGGCGTCGCTGTTATCGTGACGGTGCTGTTTATTGTATGGCTTTGTTGAGCTTCTGGACATATTGAACCACTGCTGAATATTGTCTTGAAATTTTAGTTTCAGTTGGTGATGCACAGCGGGTAGCATTTTGGTTTGATCATTACACCGCAGAAATTATTTCTTGATAAGTTCAGACGGCCGGTACATCGTTTCTACAAGTGAATTTGTGCTTCATGAATCACAAATGCGCTTGTTGGGACGTTAATACCGTTAATACCACTGCTACATAACTTATGTGTGCCAatgcaaaactaaattaatgCTTCATGTCATAATTTTTGATGACAGGTGACCTTGACTTGTCATGCAAGGCTTGTGACATGCGCTAGTAATCAAATAACCAGATGAAGAACCTCAGTGCGTTGACACTGTCCTGGAGTAAGCAGTTTGATGTCAGTGCGATATGGGGCAGTTTATCCTAATATTCGCTCGTAGCTAGCGTCGCGCATTTCGGGGCGTTTGTTTATTTGTAGTCGCGCAAGCGTGTCGTATAAACTGTGGCTTCATTCCTTACACATTTAAGTTACAGTTTTATGCAGCTTTAAGCATTCATAACGAGCGCTGTGTACTGGCTGCACTCAGAGAGAAGATTGCAATGATTGCTAGCTTGATTATTTCGGTGAATGGCGGCTGAGTCGGAACTTAAaataaatttaattatggggttttacgtgccaaaatcacgatctgattatgaggcacgccgtaatgggggactccggaataatttggaccacctggggttctttaacgtgcacctaaatctaagtgtacgggtgttttcgcatttcgctcccatcgaaatgcggccgccgtggccgggattcgatcccgcgacctcgtgctcagcagcctaacatcatagcccctgagcaaccacggcgggttgagtCGGAACTCCCGAGTACATATGGCCAAAACTGCAGAATGCATGCTAGTTACTTTTTTTATGTGTCTTCATAGCATATGATCCCGCAGTGCACTGATAAAATATTAGGCGCACTATCACAGCGCTTCTTGATTCAACTGTTACATTAACTTTCTGACTTCGGTATAACTAAATGGGAATCAACGCCGATAATACTGATGTATAAAAAAGCGTAGTAGCAAACAGCATACTGATCTGCCTACTCCACGTGGTTCTCCTGCTTTTTATGCTGTTTCCAATTTATTAAAATAGCTCATTCATCCGACTTCAATACATCATTTCACAATGTTTTCCATCTTGTTACCACACcatttgtgcgcatatcactcaaTACCTGAGCAGAAATGCGTCTAAAACAATAGTATTCGACAAAGCTATCGCGCCTACCTCTGACTGAAAGGAACTGATGAGATATCCTGGGAAATATACTTTATGGAAAACAGGATAATATAGGCGTTCATCGAAGTGACTGTCCTACCCGGTAtacagtaaacaaaaaacaaaaaaatatagaAAGAGAACGAGAAAGCCTCATAGGGCCTTGCAAATTCTGCGCTCTTGCCATGTTGCTTCTTGTGCCTTTTACCGACATATGTATTTTTCTTACTGGGACACCTTGTAAGTCTTTTTGAGCATATAATATACAAATATATTTCATAATTTCTTGACGAACCTGATTTCATAACTAAGTGCCAGCATGGCCTTCTCTAAAGGATTCTCCACAATTACTAGGCTATAGTCGAAACAGTAAATGACTTCTCTCGAACAATAAATAATGCTGAGAAAATTGATGCAATATTTATAATCTTTTAAAGTCATTTGGCAAAGTTCCTTTAAATTTTTGCCATGTTTCAGCATAATGGAGCCGACAATGCTGCCTGCACTTTTTCGCTATAAACGCGATAACGAACTCTTACAGCGTAGCGGCTACTCGCTGCATTCTCTGTCACTTCGATCGATCCACGGGTAGAAGCGAACAGAGCGCAGTTATCCTGGCTGCTGTGTTGCTGTAATCGCGCAGAATTCGCTTAGTTTCGTTTGATCCCTTCACCCGCGCGATCGCAGGTTGTCGTCTTCTCTGCCGCGGTGGCCTGCGCGTCGGCCGGCTACCTCGGACTCGGAGGCCTCGGTGGCGGGGCCGGCCTGGGCGGCCTCGGCGGTGGTGCCGGCCTGGGCGGCCTCGGTGGTGGACTCGGCTTGGGTGGTCTCGGTGGTGGCGCCGGTCTTGGTGGTGCCGGCCTCGGTGGTGCCGGTCTCGGAGGTAGCATCACTCACCTCGGCACCGCGCTGGGCGCCGCGTCCGCTCACCCAGTGGCCACCCTTGGAGTGGTTAAGCAGCCAGTCATCAACTACGGTGTGGTGGCCAAGCCCGTCGTCAGCTACGTCGCCCAGCCCGTGGCAAGCATTTCTCACGTTGCCAAGCCATTCATCAGCTACCACGGTGGAGCCGGAGGTCTCGGCGGCGGTCTTGGAGGCCTCGGTGGAGCCCTCGGTGGTGCCGGACTCGGAGGAGCTGGACTTGGAGGAGCCGGTCTCGGTGGTCTCGGACTCAAGGGCCTCAAGCTTTGGTAGAAGGAAAGTCTGAAACTGGACGCGGCATTACAAGACCTCTTAGTACAAAGCGCACGTACAGTTCCAGTATCATCAGCCTCAGTATTGGAAACACACAGACAAAATTTACGACGCGGCACTGAGAGTGCTTTGCCGCACGGAACTGAACGCTCATTTGTAATATACGGCAACATGAAATAAAACTCACATCTGCTCAGGATCGTTGGTCTCAGTGTCATTTGTAGACGGCTGAAGCAAGTACCACTTGCTGCGCAGCGTTGTGCTGCACACAAAGCCGTCGGTCGTACCATATTCGATACCGTTTCGCGCCCAGCGCAATACTTGGAAGAACAAGCTTTAACAATTTTTCGATGCACTTGTATCACGCCCATGTTATAATGGGCTACAAATGATTCTCCGTGAACAAGCAACGAAGAGCAAATAAAATATCCCGAATCTGACAAATGTGCAATTTGGTTGGTGATGTCCAACACACATAAGCAGAGGTCAGTTATATAGCCATCTATAACGTCGCAATGGCAGATTAGAAATTTGCCATCAGATTTTTTAAAAATATTCTCTTCTCCCTTTTCTTGTAGATCCAGGGGAAGAAAGCTTTACAAATCGGCGAAGAGTTAATACCAATATGAATCAGCTAGAATATTTTGAAACAATAGCCTAGTTATTGTTTCAAAGAGACGTGAGTGGCAGAACATCATCAGTCGTTTCCTTCAGCGACACCTTGGATCGTTTACCTTTTGATgatcgctttcgtgtttgtaggaCAGCACTGTTCTTTAGTCATCGTCGTTTCGCGCTGTTTAAACTTGCACTCGGgaagtacgtttttttttcttcctttttttgttggggggggggggggggaggcagtgGAAGGTGCCAGGAGGGGGAAGTATGGTctccccccttccttccctcccccttgtGCACTCTCGGCCAGAAATATCAGTTCCGTCTTTTCGATGCCGCCTTTTACCCTCTACCAACCGCCATGTTTTTACGAGGTTCCTACTTCTCATTCTCCCATATGCCCCGTCGTACGATTGTGACAAAGACGGGGCTTTTTGTTaccattttttttcgtttttttttttcgctttttctttcGTATGCCATAATTTCTCCTTATGTATATTTCTGTGTGTAATCTGAAAGTGTAACTGTTCGCATGCGTGTACTATTCCGTTACTTATTATATGCGTTCTCCAAGTGTTTAGGCAACGCAACTAGTCGGTTTTAAAAAGATTGGAAACCCGTACTCGTACAACGCAATCCTACTTTGGGAGCAGGTGCCGCAGAGAAGCGAGAGACCAGACTACCTGATACGTGATTACGGGAGATTCTCTGTCGCGAGAGAGCGCGAAGCTGCAGTGTTAATCTGGCCTTCCGAATGAGGCGTTCCGCGCAATCGGGCGGTTTCAGTGCAGCACATACGTGCAGCATTGCGCATGCAAGGAAACTGCGAGGTCGAGAGCACGCGTGCGCGGCGTACCAAGCAGCGTTCGGCGACGGAGCGTTCTCGATTCGAAATTCTCTAGCGCGCGGGCGGTTGCGGCTAACGCTTTCGTGAATCTTCGGCAATGTTGCAACCTTTGTCGCGTTCGCATACGTTTGCTCGCCACCGACGCTACAAACGCATCATCTTTCTTTTTGCGCACCTTGACCTTTACGTTTCCCTTGGCGTCCGTTTAGGAGCCTCCAGGGCTCCGCTAGAATAAAAGGCAGGCAGCAAATCGCGCAAACGGCGCACGTCAGCAGGACGAAGCGCTCACTCGGCCGCTGTCGCTGCTCATGCACTGTAGGGTGCCGCATCCGCATTTCTCGGTTATGAAGCGGAACGCTACGTAACTCATTGCATTTCGCTACGGCACCGCGGAAACAGGTTAGTCTGATATATCATTGTCCGCTGAGGAGGTAAAAGAAAGAAGCATGCGGCTATTAAATCGACTGGTACATGTTCACCTACTGAAAAATGCTACTGAAAAAGTGCTAGCCAGTTCGCTTGGCAAGTGTGCAACTGTCCATTCTCGCCTTTTCGGGATAAATTTGTTTTTGCGGTCGCTGGAAGACATAAAGAAATGCACGTCAGTTCTCAATAAAGCTCACATAGCCACGTTAGGTGTTAGAGACGATCAAGTGTTTAGTTTCTTGAAGACAGCGGAAAGTTCgacttttttgttcttttgtgcaatatgttatttcattttatttgtttgaagcaaTATGCTGGCATATGTATAATAGCAGGATGTAAGGGCACGTGAGACCCAGTATTTATTTCGTTGCTTCGTTTGCCGTGGATTTAGTGCGCTAACGGCGTGAAAAGATTTTGCCTGGTCGCAGACTACGTCGTCTCATTTTCAAATTACTTAGCTAGAACACGAGACTATGTGGTTTAGT
The DNA window shown above is from Dermacentor silvarum isolate Dsil-2018 chromosome 1, BIME_Dsil_1.4, whole genome shotgun sequence and carries:
- the LOC119462931 gene encoding acanthoscurrin-2-like codes for the protein MNAFVVVFSAAVACASAGYLGLGGLGGGAGLGGLGGGAGLGGLGGGLGLGGLGGGAGLGGAGLGGAGLGGSITHLGTALGAASAHPVATLGVVKQPVINYGVVAKPVVSYVAQPVASISHVAKPFISYHGGAGGLGGGLGGLGGALGGAGLGGAGLGGAGLGGLGLKGLKLW